One Streptomyces sp. NBC_00102 DNA segment encodes these proteins:
- the tsaE gene encoding tRNA (adenosine(37)-N6)-threonylcarbamoyltransferase complex ATPase subunit type 1 TsaE codes for MEAPHNGPAAETAAAPDAVTVRIAVESPEQMTELGRELARLLAPGDLVMLTGELGAGKTTLTRGLGEGLGVRGAVTSPTFVIARVHPPLADGPALVHVDAYRLGGGLDEMEDLDLDVSLPDSVVVVEWGDGKVEELSDHRLHVVIDRATGDTDDERRTVTLAGVGTRWADLRTRIGGGTAG; via the coding sequence ATGGAAGCACCGCACAACGGCCCGGCCGCCGAGACCGCGGCGGCCCCGGACGCCGTCACCGTACGCATCGCCGTCGAGTCACCCGAACAGATGACGGAGCTGGGCCGCGAACTGGCCCGGCTGCTGGCCCCGGGCGACCTGGTGATGCTCACCGGTGAGCTCGGCGCCGGAAAGACCACCCTGACCCGGGGCCTCGGCGAGGGACTCGGGGTACGGGGCGCCGTCACGTCCCCCACCTTCGTGATCGCCCGGGTCCACCCCCCGCTGGCCGACGGCCCCGCCCTGGTCCACGTCGACGCCTACCGCCTGGGCGGCGGGCTCGACGAGATGGAGGACCTGGACCTCGACGTGTCGCTGCCCGACTCGGTGGTGGTCGTGGAGTGGGGCGACGGCAAGGTGGAGGAGCTCTCCGACCACCGGCTGCACGTGGTCATCGACCGCGCCACCGGCGACACCGACGACGAGCGGCGCACGGTGACCCTCGCGGGCGTCGGCACGCGCTGGGCAGACCTGCGGACCCGGATCGGCGGCGGCACGGCCGGCTGA
- the alr gene encoding alanine racemase: MNEKASLRARAEIDLAALRANVRELRARAGGAQLMAVVKSDAYGHGAVPCARAALEAGATWLGTATPQEALALRAAGLDSRIMCWLWTPGGPWREAIEADVDVSVSGLWALREVVAAAAEAGRTARIHLKADTGLGRNGCQPADWPELVAEARTAEETGAVRVSGLWSHFACADEPGHPSINAQLTVFREMVAYAEKAGVEPEVRHIANSPATLTVPESHFDLVRTGIAMYGISPSPELGTPADFGLRPVMTLSASVALVKQVPAGHGISYGHHYTTRDETTLALVPLGYADGIPRHASGRGPVLVAGKVRPIAGRVAMDQFVVDLEGDLTEPGADAVLFGPGDRGEPTAEDWAVAADTIAYEIVTRIGTRVPRVHVGG; the protein is encoded by the coding sequence ATGAACGAGAAAGCGTCCTTGAGAGCCCGGGCCGAGATCGACCTCGCCGCACTCCGCGCCAACGTGCGCGAACTGCGCGCGCGGGCGGGCGGGGCCCAACTCATGGCCGTGGTGAAGTCCGACGCCTACGGCCACGGCGCCGTGCCCTGCGCCCGCGCCGCGCTCGAAGCCGGCGCGACCTGGCTCGGCACCGCCACCCCGCAGGAGGCCCTGGCCCTGCGCGCGGCGGGTCTCGACTCGCGGATCATGTGCTGGCTGTGGACCCCCGGCGGCCCCTGGCGCGAGGCGATCGAGGCCGACGTCGACGTCTCCGTCAGCGGCCTGTGGGCGCTGCGCGAGGTCGTCGCCGCCGCCGCGGAGGCGGGCCGGACGGCCCGTATCCACCTGAAGGCCGACACCGGCCTCGGCCGCAACGGCTGCCAGCCCGCCGACTGGCCCGAGCTGGTCGCCGAGGCCCGTACCGCCGAGGAGACCGGGGCGGTGCGCGTCAGCGGCCTCTGGTCCCACTTCGCCTGCGCCGACGAGCCCGGCCATCCCTCGATCAACGCCCAGCTCACGGTCTTCCGCGAGATGGTGGCGTACGCCGAGAAGGCAGGCGTGGAGCCCGAGGTCCGGCACATCGCCAACTCCCCGGCCACCCTGACCGTGCCGGAGTCCCACTTCGACCTGGTGCGTACCGGCATCGCCATGTACGGCATCTCGCCCAGCCCCGAACTGGGCACCCCCGCCGACTTCGGGCTGCGCCCGGTGATGACGCTCTCCGCCTCCGTCGCCCTGGTCAAGCAGGTCCCCGCCGGACACGGCATCAGCTACGGCCACCACTACACGACCCGGGACGAGACCACGCTCGCCCTGGTGCCGCTCGGGTACGCCGACGGCATCCCGCGCCACGCCTCGGGCCGCGGCCCGGTCCTGGTCGCGGGCAAGGTGCGACCGATCGCCGGACGGGTCGCGATGGACCAGTTCGTCGTGGACCTGGAGGGCGACCTGACCGAGCCCGGCGCCGACGCGGTGCTGTTCGGGCCGGGCGACCGGGGCGAGCCGACCGCCGAGGACTGGGCGGTGGCGGCCGACACCATCGCGTACGAGATCGTCACCAGGATCGGTACGCGGGTCCCCCGGGTACACGTCGGCGGGTAA
- the glmS gene encoding glutamine--fructose-6-phosphate transaminase (isomerizing), which yields MCGIVGYVGSQSAQDVVVAGLKRLEYRGYDSAGVAVLATGADGPDGEQGRLASARKAGKLVNLEKELKDHPLPAGLTGIGHTRWATHGAPTDANAHPHLDNAGKVAVVHNGIIENFATLRTELTRRGHDLTSDTDTEVVAHLLAEEFEAGSGLAESMRRVCRRLEGAFTLVAVHADEPDTVVGARRNSPLVVGVGDGEAFLASDVAAFIAHTRDAVELGQDQVVEVRRDRVTVTGFDGTPAEVRGYHVDWDASAAEKGGYDSFMLKEIAEQPRAIADTLLGRIDGEGALTLDEVRLPPSVLREIDKVVVVACGTAYHAGLIAKYAIEHWTRLPCETELASEFRYRDPILSPNTLVVAISQSGETMDTLMALRHAREQGAHVLAICNTNGSTIPRESDAVLYTHAGPEVAVASTKAFLTQLVACYLVALYLGQVRGTKFGDEIRTVVRQLSEVPDAVERVLATMEPVRELARSLAHKNTVLFLGRHVGHPVALEGALKLKELAYMHAEGFAAGELKHGPIALIEEDLPVVVVAPSPRGRSVLHDKIVSNIQEIRARGARTIVVAEEGDETVAPYADHLITIPPTPTLLQPLVATVPLQVFACELATARGNEVDQPRNLAKSVTVE from the coding sequence ATGTGTGGAATCGTGGGTTATGTCGGATCGCAGTCGGCGCAGGACGTGGTCGTCGCGGGGCTGAAGCGGCTGGAGTACCGGGGGTACGACTCCGCCGGGGTCGCCGTGCTGGCGACCGGGGCGGACGGGCCGGATGGGGAGCAAGGAAGGCTCGCCAGCGCCCGTAAGGCGGGCAAGCTCGTCAACCTGGAGAAGGAGCTCAAGGACCACCCGCTGCCCGCCGGTCTCACCGGCATCGGGCACACGCGGTGGGCGACGCACGGGGCGCCGACGGACGCCAACGCGCATCCGCATCTGGACAACGCGGGCAAGGTCGCCGTCGTGCACAACGGGATCATCGAGAACTTCGCCACCTTGCGCACCGAGTTGACCCGGCGCGGGCACGACCTCACCTCGGACACCGACACCGAGGTGGTGGCGCACCTGCTGGCCGAGGAGTTCGAGGCGGGCAGCGGGCTCGCCGAGTCGATGCGGCGGGTCTGCCGCCGCCTCGAAGGGGCCTTCACCCTGGTCGCCGTCCACGCGGACGAGCCGGACACCGTGGTCGGCGCGCGGCGCAACTCGCCGCTGGTGGTGGGGGTCGGGGACGGGGAGGCGTTCCTCGCCTCGGACGTCGCCGCGTTCATCGCGCACACCCGGGACGCCGTCGAGCTCGGCCAGGACCAGGTGGTGGAGGTGCGCCGGGACCGGGTCACCGTCACCGGGTTCGACGGTACGCCCGCCGAGGTGCGCGGCTACCACGTCGACTGGGACGCCTCCGCCGCCGAGAAGGGCGGGTACGACTCCTTCATGCTCAAGGAGATCGCCGAGCAGCCCCGGGCCATCGCCGACACCCTCCTCGGGCGGATCGACGGCGAGGGTGCGCTGACGCTCGACGAGGTGCGGCTGCCGCCGAGCGTGCTGCGGGAGATCGACAAGGTGGTCGTGGTGGCCTGCGGTACGGCGTACCACGCGGGGCTGATCGCGAAGTACGCCATCGAGCACTGGACCCGGTTGCCCTGCGAGACCGAGCTGGCCAGCGAGTTCCGCTACCGCGACCCGATCCTCTCGCCGAACACCCTGGTCGTCGCGATCTCGCAGTCCGGCGAGACGATGGACACCCTCATGGCGCTCCGGCACGCCCGCGAGCAGGGCGCGCACGTGCTCGCCATCTGCAACACCAACGGCTCGACCATCCCGCGCGAGTCCGACGCCGTGCTCTACACGCACGCCGGGCCCGAGGTGGCGGTCGCCTCCACCAAGGCGTTCCTCACCCAGCTCGTCGCCTGCTACCTGGTCGCGCTCTACCTCGGTCAGGTGCGCGGCACGAAGTTCGGCGACGAGATCCGTACGGTCGTCCGCCAGCTCTCCGAGGTCCCCGACGCCGTCGAACGCGTCCTCGCCACCATGGAGCCCGTCCGCGAGCTGGCCCGTTCGCTCGCACACAAGAACACCGTGCTCTTCCTCGGCAGGCACGTCGGCCACCCGGTGGCGCTGGAAGGGGCGTTGAAGCTGAAGGAGCTCGCGTACATGCACGCCGAGGGGTTCGCGGCGGGCGAGTTGAAGCACGGGCCGATCGCCCTGATCGAGGAGGACCTGCCGGTCGTCGTCGTCGCCCCCTCCCCGCGCGGGCGGTCCGTCCTCCACGACAAGATCGTCTCCAACATCCAGGAGATCCGGGCCCGGGGCGCCCGCACCATCGTCGTCGCGGAGGAGGGCGACGAGACCGTCGCCCCGTACGCCGACCACCTCATTACGATTCCCCCGACGCCTACGCTGCTTCAGCCCCTGGTCGCCACGGTCCCGTTGCAGGTCTTCGCCTGCGAACTCGCGACGGCCCGGGGCAACGAGGTGGACCAGCCGCGCAACCTGGCGAAGTCCGTGACCGTGGAATAG
- a CDS encoding holo-ACP synthase, protein MIIGVGIDVAEIARFDAALERTPQLADRLFLAQELLLPGGERRGIASLAARFAAKEAVAKALGAPGGLLWTDCEVWVEESGQPRLRVTGTVAARAEALGVRSWHISLSHDAGVASAMVVAEG, encoded by the coding sequence GTGATCATCGGGGTCGGGATCGATGTCGCCGAGATCGCGCGGTTCGACGCCGCGCTGGAACGTACGCCCCAGCTGGCCGACCGGCTCTTCCTCGCGCAGGAACTGCTGCTGCCCGGCGGCGAGCGGCGCGGCATCGCCTCGCTCGCCGCCCGGTTCGCCGCCAAGGAGGCCGTCGCCAAGGCGCTCGGGGCGCCCGGCGGCCTCCTCTGGACCGACTGCGAGGTCTGGGTCGAGGAGAGCGGGCAGCCCCGCCTGAGGGTCACCGGCACGGTCGCCGCCCGCGCGGAGGCACTGGGCGTCCGCAGCTGGCACATCTCCCTCAGCCACGACGCGGGGGTGGCGTCCGCCATGGTCGTCGCGGAAGGTTGA
- a CDS encoding DUF488 domain-containing protein, with the protein MSGEDGGSGIRVRRVYDPPEPRADGVRVLVDRLWPRGVSKERAAVDRWLKDITPSNELRGWYHQDRSGARYDEFVDRYRAELDDPAHTEAVALLLGLLEGDTPVTLVTSVKDIDASHVPVLAEYLEHARTHHPGGA; encoded by the coding sequence ATGAGCGGTGAGGACGGCGGCAGCGGCATCCGGGTCCGCAGGGTCTACGACCCGCCCGAGCCGCGCGCGGACGGCGTCCGGGTGCTGGTCGACCGGCTCTGGCCGCGCGGGGTCTCCAAGGAACGGGCCGCCGTCGACCGGTGGCTGAAGGACATCACCCCCTCGAACGAGCTGCGCGGCTGGTACCACCAGGACCGCTCCGGCGCCCGGTACGACGAGTTCGTCGACCGCTACCGCGCCGAACTCGACGACCCCGCCCACACCGAGGCCGTCGCCCTGCTGCTGGGCCTGCTGGAGGGGGACACCCCGGTGACCCTGGTGACCTCCGTCAAGGACATCGACGCCAGCCACGTGCCGGTCCTCGCGGAGTACCTGGAGCACGCGCGGACCCACCACCCCGGCGGCGCCTGA
- a CDS encoding helix-turn-helix domain-containing protein: MSKNRGSCLIRGDGGRTIRGLLDRIGDRWSLLVVATLDGERLRFGELQQRVPGISQRMLTRTLRNLERDGLVRRTSYPEVPPRVEYELTARGRTLIGPAVALAEWAVDHGPAVQASREEWDAGRA; encoded by the coding sequence ATGTCGAAGAACCGCGGTTCCTGCCTCATCCGCGGCGACGGCGGCCGGACGATCCGGGGCCTCCTGGACCGCATCGGCGACCGCTGGTCCCTGCTGGTCGTGGCCACCCTCGACGGCGAACGCCTCCGCTTCGGCGAGCTCCAGCAACGCGTCCCCGGCATCTCCCAGCGCATGCTCACCCGTACCCTGCGGAACCTGGAGCGGGACGGCCTGGTGCGCCGCACGTCCTACCCGGAGGTGCCGCCCCGGGTGGAGTACGAACTCACGGCCCGGGGACGGACCTTGATCGGGCCGGCGGTGGCACTGGCGGAGTGGGCCGTGGACCACGGACCGGCGGTGCAGGCCAGCCGGGAGGAGTGGGACGCGGGGCGGGCGTGA
- a CDS encoding DoxX family protein, with protein sequence MDIAYWIVAGLLAVFYLYAGGKKVAQSKEQLAPMMGWVDTVPMWGVRGIGVVEILGAAGLILPPLTGIAPVLALVSALGFVVLQLLAGGLHLSRGEVKETGLNAALIVLAAVAAGLAAAR encoded by the coding sequence ATGGACATCGCGTACTGGATCGTCGCAGGGCTCTTGGCCGTCTTCTACCTCTACGCAGGGGGCAAGAAGGTCGCGCAGAGCAAGGAGCAGCTCGCGCCCATGATGGGCTGGGTGGACACCGTGCCGATGTGGGGGGTCCGGGGGATCGGGGTCGTCGAGATCCTCGGCGCCGCCGGGCTGATCCTGCCGCCGCTCACCGGGATCGCCCCCGTCCTCGCGCTGGTCTCCGCGCTCGGCTTCGTCGTGCTCCAACTCCTCGCGGGCGGGCTGCACCTGTCCCGGGGCGAGGTCAAGGAGACCGGGCTCAACGCCGCGCTCATCGTGCTCGCCGCCGTCGCGGCCGGGCTCGCTGCCGCCAGGTAG
- a CDS encoding alpha/beta fold hydrolase gives MSESSAGAAGDVVAAASAVTAGGWRRAGVAGAAIGVLAAGAAAGVAVERLTVGRGMRKKARLALDASGPYGALRGTPGQAVADDGTALYYEIDETEPAGPGGSGATGPRKRRLFGRKSPGPVTVVFSHGYCLAQDSWHFQRAALRGLVRTVHWDQRSHGRSARGRAQADGVPVSIDQLGRDLKAVIDAAAPEGRLVLVGHSMGGMTMMALADQYPELIRDRVAAAAFVGTSSGRLGEVNFGLPVVGVNAVRRVLPGVLKALGTQTELVERGRRATADLFASLIKRYSFGSRDVDPAVARFAERLIEATPIDVVAEFYPAFTEHDKSAALPVFRDMPVLILAGDKDLVTPSPHSEAIADVLPEAELVIVPDAGHLVMLEHPETVTDRLADLLVRIGAVPAPTNVV, from the coding sequence GTGAGCGAGAGCAGCGCGGGGGCCGCGGGCGACGTGGTGGCGGCGGCGAGTGCCGTCACGGCGGGCGGATGGCGCAGGGCCGGGGTCGCCGGGGCCGCCATAGGGGTGCTCGCCGCGGGCGCGGCGGCCGGTGTGGCCGTCGAACGGCTCACCGTCGGCCGGGGCATGCGGAAGAAGGCGCGCCTCGCGCTCGACGCCTCCGGGCCGTACGGAGCCCTGCGCGGCACCCCCGGCCAGGCGGTCGCCGACGACGGCACCGCGCTCTACTACGAGATCGACGAGACCGAGCCCGCGGGCCCCGGGGGCTCCGGCGCCACCGGTCCGCGCAAGCGCCGCCTCTTCGGCCGCAAGTCGCCCGGACCCGTCACCGTCGTCTTCAGCCACGGTTACTGCCTCGCCCAGGATTCCTGGCACTTCCAGCGGGCGGCGCTGCGCGGGCTGGTCCGCACGGTCCACTGGGACCAGCGCAGCCACGGCCGGTCCGCACGCGGCCGGGCCCAGGCCGACGGGGTGCCGGTCAGCATCGACCAGCTGGGCCGGGACCTGAAGGCGGTCATCGACGCGGCGGCCCCCGAGGGGCGCCTGGTGCTGGTCGGGCACTCGATGGGCGGCATGACGATGATGGCGCTCGCCGACCAGTACCCGGAGCTGATCCGCGACCGGGTCGCCGCCGCCGCGTTCGTCGGCACCTCCAGCGGCCGGCTCGGCGAGGTCAACTTCGGGCTGCCGGTCGTGGGCGTCAACGCGGTGCGCCGGGTGCTCCCCGGGGTGCTGAAGGCGCTCGGTACGCAGACGGAGCTGGTGGAGCGGGGCCGCAGGGCCACCGCCGACCTCTTCGCGAGCCTGATCAAGCGGTACTCGTTCGGCTCCCGGGACGTGGACCCGGCGGTCGCCCGGTTCGCCGAGCGGCTCATCGAGGCGACCCCCATCGACGTCGTCGCCGAGTTCTACCCGGCGTTCACGGAGCACGACAAGAGCGCCGCACTGCCCGTCTTCCGGGACATGCCGGTGCTGATCCTGGCGGGCGACAAGGACCTGGTCACCCCGAGCCCGCACAGCGAGGCCATCGCCGACGTGCTGCCCGAGGCGGAGCTGGTGATCGTGCCGGACGCGGGCCATCTGGTGATGCTGGAGCACCCCGAGACGGTGACCGACCGGCTCGCGGACCTGCTGGTGCGGATCGGAGCCGTACCCGCTCCGACTAACGTGGTCTGA
- a CDS encoding NAD(P)H-hydrate dehydratase → MRTAYSVETVRAAERALMARLPEGALMQRAAAGLAVACGDLLRRNGRVYGSRVLLLVGSGANGGDALYAGARLARRGAGVSVLLTAPDQAHAGGLAALRAAGGRVLDRPEEAGVVDLVVDGITGIGGRGGLRPEAAALVKAVTEGHGAPVLAVDLPSGVEADSGEVHGAAVRADATVTFGTYKPGLLVDPGAERAGGLRLVDIGLGPELPEPPDLEALQFADVAALLPLPGAESDKYGRGVVGVVAGSQRYPGAAVLAVAGALRGGAGAVRYAGPGGETVIARFPETLVHEGRPSQAGRVQSWVVGPGLGDGRAATAAVEDVLATDVPVLIDADGLRLMDGDTVRSRSAATVLTPHAGEAAALLGVERAEVEAGRLAAVRELAARFRATVLLKGSTTLIAEARDTPVRVNPTGTAWLATAGSGDVLSGLIGSLLAAGLAPRDAASVGAHLHGLAGRHGADGAPVSAQDIAEGIPAAWRDVRRG, encoded by the coding sequence ATGCGTACCGCTTACAGCGTGGAGACCGTACGGGCCGCCGAGCGGGCCCTGATGGCGCGGCTGCCCGAGGGCGCCCTGATGCAGCGCGCCGCCGCCGGGCTCGCCGTCGCCTGCGGGGACCTGCTCCGGCGCAACGGCCGGGTGTACGGGTCCCGGGTGCTGCTCCTCGTCGGCAGCGGCGCCAACGGCGGCGACGCCCTCTACGCGGGCGCCCGCCTCGCCCGGCGCGGCGCGGGCGTCAGCGTCCTGCTCACCGCCCCCGACCAGGCCCACGCGGGCGGGCTCGCCGCGCTGCGGGCGGCCGGCGGGCGGGTGCTGGACCGGCCCGAGGAGGCCGGGGTCGTGGACCTCGTGGTGGACGGCATCACCGGCATCGGCGGCCGGGGCGGACTCCGCCCGGAGGCCGCGGCCCTGGTGAAGGCGGTCACCGAGGGGCACGGCGCGCCGGTCCTCGCGGTGGACCTGCCCAGCGGGGTGGAGGCGGACAGCGGCGAGGTGCACGGGGCCGCGGTGCGCGCCGACGCCACCGTCACCTTCGGTACGTACAAGCCGGGCCTGCTCGTCGACCCCGGCGCCGAACGGGCCGGCGGGCTACGGCTGGTCGACATCGGCCTCGGCCCGGAGCTGCCGGAGCCCCCGGACCTGGAGGCGCTCCAGTTCGCGGACGTGGCGGCGCTGCTGCCGCTGCCGGGCGCGGAGAGCGACAAGTACGGGCGGGGCGTCGTCGGCGTGGTCGCCGGCTCGCAGCGCTATCCGGGCGCGGCGGTCCTCGCCGTCGCCGGGGCGCTGCGCGGCGGCGCCGGGGCGGTGCGGTACGCCGGTCCGGGCGGGGAGACGGTGATCGCACGGTTCCCCGAGACCCTGGTCCACGAGGGGCGGCCCTCGCAGGCGGGCCGGGTGCAGTCCTGGGTGGTCGGGCCCGGTCTCGGCGACGGGCGGGCGGCCACCGCCGCAGTCGAGGACGTGCTCGCCACCGACGTACCCGTGCTGATCGACGCGGACGGGCTGCGGCTGATGGACGGCGACACCGTGCGCTCCCGCTCGGCCGCCACCGTCCTCACCCCGCACGCCGGTGAGGCCGCCGCCCTGCTCGGGGTGGAGCGCGCGGAGGTCGAGGCGGGCCGGCTCGCCGCCGTACGCGAGCTGGCCGCCCGGTTCCGCGCGACCGTCCTGCTCAAGGGGTCCACCACGCTGATCGCGGAGGCCCGGGACACCCCCGTACGCGTCAACCCGACCGGCACCGCGTGGCTCGCCACGGCGGGCAGCGGGGACGTGCTCTCCGGGCTGATCGGCTCGCTCCTCGCGGCCGGCCTCGCCCCGCGCGACGCGGCCTCGGTCGGCGCCCACCTGCACGGACTCGCCGGACGGCACGGCGCCGACGGGGCGCCGGTCTCCGCGCAGGACATCGCCGAGGGCATCCCGGCCGCCTGGCGCGACGTACGCCGGGGCTGA